A genomic region of Mitsuaria sp. 7 contains the following coding sequences:
- a CDS encoding ABC transporter substrate-binding protein, which translates to MNRRHLLQNFAALAGAGSLPAFADNSRILLGQSAPFSGPAKELGEQFKEGAMLVFDQVNQRGGVNGKRIELRSMDDGYEPERCAANTRRLIEDGVNALFGYVGTPTTLAALPLLTAAKIPLVAPFTGAEALRTPFNRFLFHVRASYNDEAAEIVKQITSVGITRVAVFFQNDAYGQAGLAAVTAALKQHNLAPVSQGTVERNSVDVATSLNAVMAGKPECIVQVAAYKSCAAFIRGARKVGFLGNFYNFSFVGAQALASELGKDARGVVVSQVVPFPFSGLTPIAGEYLQRVKAAKSDPSYTGMEGFIAAKTLVEGLRRAGNDPSPSNIISGLEAQSQLDLGGFFLSFSGQKHAGSRYVDMTILTEDGKVRR; encoded by the coding sequence ATGAACCGCCGCCACCTGCTCCAGAACTTCGCTGCCCTCGCGGGCGCCGGCAGCCTGCCTGCCTTCGCCGACAACTCGCGCATCCTGCTGGGCCAGTCCGCGCCCTTCAGCGGCCCGGCGAAGGAACTGGGAGAGCAGTTCAAGGAAGGCGCGATGCTGGTCTTCGACCAGGTCAACCAGCGCGGCGGCGTGAACGGCAAGCGCATCGAGCTGCGCAGCATGGACGACGGCTACGAGCCGGAGCGCTGCGCGGCCAACACGCGGCGCCTGATCGAGGACGGCGTCAACGCGCTGTTCGGCTACGTGGGCACGCCCACGACGCTGGCGGCGCTGCCGCTGCTGACGGCGGCCAAGATCCCGCTGGTGGCGCCCTTCACCGGCGCGGAAGCGCTGCGCACGCCGTTCAACCGCTTCCTGTTCCATGTCCGCGCGTCCTACAACGACGAGGCGGCGGAGATCGTCAAGCAGATCACCTCGGTGGGCATCACGCGCGTGGCGGTGTTCTTCCAGAACGACGCCTACGGCCAGGCCGGCCTGGCGGCGGTGACCGCGGCGCTCAAGCAGCACAACCTGGCCCCGGTGTCGCAAGGCACGGTGGAGCGCAACTCCGTCGACGTGGCCACGTCGCTGAACGCGGTGATGGCGGGCAAGCCCGAGTGCATCGTGCAGGTGGCGGCGTACAAGTCCTGCGCGGCCTTCATCCGGGGCGCGCGCAAGGTCGGCTTCCTGGGGAACTTCTACAACTTCTCGTTCGTCGGCGCGCAGGCGCTGGCCTCGGAGCTGGGCAAGGACGCGCGCGGCGTGGTGGTGTCGCAGGTCGTGCCCTTCCCGTTCTCGGGCCTGACGCCGATCGCGGGCGAATACCTGCAACGCGTGAAGGCCGCGAAGTCGGACCCGAGCTACACGGGGATGGAAGGCTTCATCGCCGCCAAGACGCTGGTGGAAGGCCTGCGCCGCGCGGGCAACGACCCGTCGCCGTCCAACATCATCAGCGGCCTGGAGGCGCAGAGCCAGCTCGACCTGGGCGGCTTCTTCCTCAGCTTCTCGGGACAGAAGCACGCCGGGTCGCGGTATGTGGACATGACCATCCTCACGGAGGACGGGAAGGTCCGGCGCTGA
- the kdpF gene encoding K(+)-transporting ATPase subunit F: protein MTALYWLTGTISAGLFVYLLVALWRAEEF, encoded by the coding sequence ATGACCGCGCTCTACTGGTTGACCGGAACGATCTCCGCCGGTCTGTTCGTCTATCTCCTGGTCGCCTTGTGGCGGGCGGAGGAGTTCTGA
- the kdpA gene encoding potassium-transporting ATPase subunit KdpA, with the protein MTNLAWANLALYLVVTLLLAWPLARWITALAKGQMPGWIAAVERPIFRLAGIKPDEGMGWKQYAIALLIFNFIGVIAVYALQRLQGVLPLNPQGMGAISPDSSFNTAISFVANTNWQGYGGESTMSYLTQMLALTVQNFLSAATGIAVVFALIRGFASRLSGHVGNFWADMTRCTLWLLLPLSLVFAVVFVQQGVIQNFDGYRTVQTVEAQDYQTPKLGADGQPLKDAKGEPVMEQQHTQEQSLAMGPVASQEAIKMLGTNGGGFFNANSAHPYENPTPFTNLLQIVAIFVIPAALCLSFGQLVGDRRQGAAILAAMSALFIVGVLVATPAEQAGNPLVAAQGVDIQANELQAGGNMEGKETRFGISASSLFAVVTTAASCGAVNAMHDSFTPVGGAVPLVMMQLGEVVFGGVGTGLYGMLVFAILAVFIAGLMIGRTPEYLGKKIEPFEMKMSAVAILVTPIVVLAGTAIAVLSGDGKAGIANPGVHGFSEILYAFTSAANNNGSAFAGLSANTPFYNTLLGIAMWLGRFLVIVPVLAIAGSLAAKKRIPVGEGTLPTHGPLFVVLLIGTVLLVGLLNYVPALALGPVVEHLMLWK; encoded by the coding sequence ATGACGAACCTCGCCTGGGCCAACCTGGCCCTCTACCTCGTCGTCACGCTGCTGCTCGCGTGGCCGCTCGCCCGCTGGATCACCGCCCTCGCCAAGGGGCAGATGCCCGGCTGGATCGCGGCCGTCGAGCGTCCGATCTTCCGACTCGCCGGCATCAAGCCCGATGAAGGCATGGGCTGGAAGCAGTACGCGATCGCGCTGCTGATCTTCAACTTCATCGGCGTCATCGCCGTCTACGCGCTGCAGCGCCTGCAGGGCGTGCTGCCGCTCAACCCGCAGGGGATGGGCGCGATCAGCCCGGACTCGTCGTTCAACACGGCCATCAGCTTCGTCGCCAACACCAACTGGCAGGGCTACGGCGGCGAGTCGACGATGAGCTACCTCACGCAGATGCTCGCGCTGACGGTGCAGAACTTCCTGTCCGCCGCCACCGGCATCGCGGTCGTATTCGCGTTGATCCGCGGTTTCGCCTCGCGCCTGTCGGGCCACGTCGGCAACTTCTGGGCCGACATGACGCGTTGCACGCTGTGGCTGCTGCTCCCGTTGTCCCTCGTGTTCGCGGTCGTCTTCGTCCAGCAGGGCGTGATCCAGAACTTCGACGGCTACCGCACCGTGCAGACCGTCGAGGCGCAGGACTACCAGACGCCCAAGCTCGGCGCCGACGGCCAGCCGTTGAAGGACGCGAAGGGCGAGCCCGTGATGGAGCAGCAGCACACGCAGGAGCAGTCGCTCGCGATGGGCCCGGTCGCGTCGCAGGAAGCCATCAAGATGCTGGGCACCAACGGCGGCGGCTTCTTCAACGCCAACTCCGCGCATCCGTACGAGAACCCGACCCCGTTCACCAACCTGCTGCAGATCGTCGCGATCTTCGTGATCCCGGCCGCGCTGTGCCTGAGCTTCGGGCAACTGGTCGGCGACCGTCGGCAGGGCGCCGCGATCCTGGCCGCGATGAGCGCGCTGTTCATCGTCGGCGTGCTGGTCGCCACGCCCGCCGAGCAGGCCGGCAATCCGCTGGTGGCCGCGCAGGGCGTCGACATCCAGGCCAACGAGCTCCAGGCCGGCGGCAACATGGAAGGCAAGGAGACGCGCTTCGGTATCAGCGCCAGCTCGCTGTTCGCCGTCGTGACCACCGCCGCCTCCTGCGGCGCGGTCAACGCGATGCACGACAGCTTCACCCCCGTCGGCGGCGCCGTGCCGCTGGTGATGATGCAGCTCGGCGAGGTCGTCTTCGGCGGCGTCGGCACCGGCCTGTACGGCATGCTGGTCTTCGCCATCCTGGCCGTCTTCATCGCCGGCCTGATGATCGGCCGCACGCCCGAGTACCTGGGCAAGAAGATCGAGCCCTTCGAGATGAAGATGAGCGCCGTCGCCATCCTCGTCACGCCCATCGTCGTGCTCGCGGGCACCGCCATCGCGGTCCTCTCCGGCGACGGCAAGGCGGGCATCGCCAACCCCGGCGTGCACGGCTTCAGCGAGATCCTCTACGCCTTCACCTCGGCGGCCAACAACAACGGCAGCGCCTTCGCCGGGCTGTCCGCCAACACGCCGTTCTACAACACGCTGCTCGGCATCGCGATGTGGCTCGGCCGCTTCCTGGTCATCGTCCCCGTGCTGGCCATCGCCGGCAGCCTGGCCGCCAAGAAGCGCATCCCCGTCGGCGAGGGCACGCTGCCTACCCACGGCCCGCTGTTCGTCGTCCTGCTCATCGGCACCGTCCTCCTGGTCGGCCTGCTGAACTACGTGCCCGCGCTCGCGCTGGGTCCCGTCGTCGAGCACCTGATGCTCTGGAAGTGA
- the kdpB gene encoding potassium-transporting ATPase subunit KdpB: MTNQLKTLHTSVPADSKANAKANARAEVLVGAKVSGSGSQGPQGSQGPSGPSGPQGQDPQPPRVNAKTGLWDPALVKPAIRDSFIKLAPATQLRNPVMFVVYAGSILTTGLWLASFAKPELAGAEGPGFMLAIALWLWFTVLFANFAEALAEGRSKAQAASLRGLKAKTWAKKLETPRHGSSWHPVPSEELRKGHVVLVEAGDLVPLDGEVIEGVASVDESAITGESAPVIRESGGDFSAVTGGTRVLSDWVVVRIAVNPGEAFLDRMIAMVESAKRQKTPNEIALTILLVALTLVFLVVTVTLLPYSLFAVEAAGAGTVVSITALVSLLVCLIPTTIGGLLSAIGVAGMSRLMQANVIATSGRAVEAAGDVDVLMLDKTGTITLGNRQASAFLPAPTLQEQLLADAAQLASLADETPEGRSIVVLAKQRFNLRERELATLQAHFVPFTAQTRMSGVDFGDADHPRRQLRKGAVEAIRRFVEQHGGQMPAQVTAVAEEVARRGSTPLVVADLNDGQARVLGVVELKDIVKGGIKERFAQLRRMGIRTVMITGDNRLTAAAIAAEAGVDDFLAEATPEAKLKLIRDYQAEGRLVAMTGDGTNDAPALAQADVAVAMASGTQAAKEAGNMVDLDSNPTKLLEIVETGKQLLMTRGSLTTFSIANDVAKYFAIIPAMFLGVYPQLAALNVMGLHSPSSAILSAVIFNALIIVALIPLALKGVAYRPIGAAALLRRNLWIYGLGGLIVPFVGIKAIDLLLVALHLV; the protein is encoded by the coding sequence ATGACCAATCAACTCAAGACCCTCCATACGTCGGTGCCGGCCGATTCCAAGGCCAACGCCAAGGCGAATGCCCGCGCCGAGGTCCTAGTCGGCGCCAAGGTTTCCGGATCCGGCTCGCAAGGTCCGCAAGGTTCTCAAGGTCCGTCCGGTCCATCCGGTCCGCAGGGACAGGACCCGCAGCCCCCGCGCGTCAACGCCAAGACCGGCCTGTGGGACCCCGCGCTGGTGAAGCCGGCGATCCGCGACTCGTTCATCAAGCTCGCGCCGGCGACACAGCTGCGCAACCCGGTGATGTTCGTCGTCTACGCGGGCAGCATCCTCACCACCGGCCTGTGGCTGGCGAGCTTCGCCAAGCCCGAGCTGGCCGGCGCCGAAGGCCCCGGCTTCATGCTCGCCATCGCGCTGTGGCTGTGGTTCACCGTGCTGTTCGCCAACTTCGCCGAGGCGCTGGCCGAAGGCCGCTCCAAGGCGCAGGCCGCGTCGCTGCGCGGCCTCAAGGCCAAGACCTGGGCGAAGAAGCTCGAGACGCCGCGCCATGGTTCGTCCTGGCACCCGGTGCCGTCCGAGGAACTGCGCAAGGGTCACGTCGTGCTCGTCGAAGCCGGCGACCTGGTGCCGCTGGACGGCGAGGTGATCGAAGGCGTCGCCTCGGTCGACGAGAGCGCCATCACCGGCGAATCCGCGCCGGTGATCCGCGAGTCCGGCGGCGACTTCTCGGCCGTCACCGGCGGCACGCGCGTGCTGTCGGACTGGGTGGTCGTGCGAATCGCCGTCAACCCGGGCGAGGCTTTCCTCGACCGCATGATCGCGATGGTCGAGAGCGCCAAGCGTCAGAAGACGCCCAACGAGATCGCGCTGACCATCCTGCTGGTCGCGCTGACGCTGGTGTTCCTGGTCGTCACCGTGACGCTGCTGCCGTACTCGCTGTTCGCGGTCGAGGCGGCCGGCGCCGGCACTGTCGTGTCGATCACCGCGCTGGTGTCGCTGCTCGTGTGCCTGATCCCGACGACCATCGGCGGGCTGCTGTCCGCGATCGGCGTCGCCGGCATGAGCCGGCTGATGCAGGCCAACGTGATCGCCACCTCCGGCCGCGCGGTCGAGGCCGCCGGCGACGTCGACGTGCTGATGCTCGACAAGACCGGCACCATCACGCTGGGCAACCGCCAGGCCAGCGCCTTCCTGCCGGCACCGACGCTGCAGGAGCAGCTGCTGGCCGATGCGGCGCAGCTCGCCTCGCTGGCGGACGAGACGCCGGAAGGCCGCTCCATCGTCGTGCTGGCCAAGCAGCGCTTCAACCTGCGCGAGCGCGAGCTGGCGACGCTGCAGGCGCACTTCGTCCCGTTCACCGCGCAGACCCGCATGAGTGGCGTCGACTTCGGGGATGCCGACCATCCCAGGCGCCAGCTGCGCAAGGGCGCGGTGGAGGCGATCCGCCGCTTCGTCGAGCAGCACGGCGGGCAGATGCCGGCGCAGGTCACCGCGGTGGCCGAGGAAGTCGCGCGCCGCGGCAGCACGCCGCTGGTCGTGGCCGACTTGAACGACGGCCAGGCCCGCGTGCTGGGCGTCGTCGAGCTCAAGGACATCGTCAAGGGCGGCATCAAGGAGCGCTTCGCGCAGCTGCGCAGGATGGGCATCCGCACGGTGATGATCACCGGCGACAACCGCCTCACCGCCGCGGCGATCGCGGCCGAGGCGGGCGTCGACGACTTCCTCGCCGAGGCGACGCCCGAGGCCAAGCTCAAGCTGATCCGCGACTACCAGGCCGAAGGCCGGCTGGTCGCGATGACCGGCGACGGCACCAACGACGCCCCCGCGCTGGCGCAGGCCGACGTGGCGGTGGCGATGGCCAGCGGCACGCAGGCCGCGAAGGAGGCCGGCAACATGGTCGACCTCGATTCGAACCCGACCAAGCTGCTGGAGATCGTCGAGACCGGCAAGCAGCTGCTGATGACGCGCGGCTCGCTGACGACCTTCTCCATCGCCAACGACGTCGCCAAGTACTTCGCCATCATCCCGGCGATGTTCCTGGGCGTGTACCCGCAGCTGGCCGCGCTCAACGTGATGGGCCTGCACAGTCCGTCGTCCGCGATCCTGTCGGCCGTCATCTTCAACGCGCTGATCATCGTCGCGCTCATCCCGCTGGCGCTCAAGGGCGTCGCTTACCGGCCCATCGGCGCGGCCGCGCTGCTGCGCCGCAACCTGTGGATCTACGGCCTCGGCGGCCTGATCGTGCCCTTCGTCGGCATCAAGGCGATCGACCTGCTGCTGGTCGCGCTCCACCTCGTGTGA
- the kdpC gene encoding potassium-transporting ATPase subunit KdpC, with the protein MLRPALVGFVLLSAVTGLLYPALVTGVAKTMFPFQAEGSLILHDGKVVGSELIGQSFSSPRYFWGRPSATGPMANNATGSSGSNQGPTNPALVDAVKGRLDALKAADPGNTAPVPVDLVSASASGLDPHISMAAARYQAARVARERGLPAEAVQRLIQANTEARDLAVLGEPRVNVLKLNLALDKATDNSKSAH; encoded by the coding sequence ATGCTGCGCCCGGCGCTCGTCGGCTTCGTGCTGCTGAGCGCCGTCACCGGGCTGCTGTATCCGGCGCTGGTGACCGGCGTCGCCAAGACCATGTTCCCGTTCCAGGCCGAGGGCAGCCTCATCCTGCACGACGGCAAGGTCGTCGGCTCCGAACTGATCGGCCAGAGCTTCTCGTCGCCGCGCTACTTCTGGGGCCGGCCGTCGGCCACCGGTCCGATGGCCAACAACGCCACCGGGTCCAGCGGCTCCAACCAGGGCCCGACCAACCCCGCGCTGGTCGACGCCGTGAAGGGCCGCCTCGACGCGCTCAAGGCGGCCGATCCGGGCAACACCGCGCCGGTGCCGGTCGACCTGGTCAGCGCCTCGGCCAGCGGGCTCGACCCGCACATCAGCATGGCCGCGGCGCGCTACCAGGCCGCCCGCGTGGCCCGCGAACGCGGCCTGCCGGCCGAGGCCGTCCAGCGCCTGATCCAGGCCAACACCGAGGCCCGCGATCTCGCCGTGCTCGGCGAACCCCGCGTCAACGTGCTCAAGCTCAACCTCGCGCTCGACAAGGCGACCGACAACTCAAAATCTGCCCATTGA
- a CDS encoding TorF family putative porin, translated as MKTRLLSLLLISSCFLHAAARAEGEAAAAAPAPTPEHTFTGNVAFVSDYRFRGISQTWKRPAVQAGFDYSHSSGLYLGTWASNVSGNSYNNGAGMEWDLYGGYKLPVTDAVTLDVGALAYVYPGARLNAAPGQPTSDKYDNVDLYAAVTAGAFSAKLSVAATDYFGLDSQTAGYAYFNALPAKGSSKGTSYLDLNYGFELGQGFNAGVHLGHLWVRKYGDLSYTDWKLSVTREMKQLGGLTLGLAVVGTDADKALYQAGDSAARRAKRLGDTGVVLSVSRTF; from the coding sequence ATGAAAACCCGTCTTCTCTCGCTCCTCCTGATCTCCTCCTGCTTCCTGCACGCCGCCGCGCGTGCCGAGGGCGAAGCCGCCGCTGCCGCACCGGCGCCGACGCCCGAGCACACCTTCACCGGCAACGTGGCCTTCGTCAGCGACTACCGTTTCCGCGGCATCAGCCAGACCTGGAAGCGCCCGGCCGTGCAGGCCGGCTTCGACTACAGCCACAGCAGCGGCCTGTACCTGGGCACCTGGGCGTCCAACGTCTCGGGCAACAGCTACAACAACGGCGCCGGCATGGAATGGGACCTGTACGGCGGCTACAAGCTGCCGGTGACCGACGCCGTCACCCTGGACGTCGGCGCGCTGGCCTACGTCTATCCCGGCGCGCGCCTGAACGCGGCGCCGGGCCAGCCGACCTCCGACAAGTACGACAACGTCGACCTCTACGCCGCCGTCACGGCGGGCGCGTTCTCGGCCAAGCTGTCGGTCGCCGCGACCGACTACTTCGGCCTGGACAGCCAGACCGCCGGCTACGCCTACTTCAACGCGCTGCCGGCCAAGGGCTCGTCCAAGGGCACGTCCTACCTGGACCTGAACTACGGCTTCGAGCTGGGGCAGGGCTTCAACGCCGGCGTGCACCTGGGCCACCTGTGGGTGCGCAAGTACGGCGACCTGTCCTACACCGACTGGAAGCTGTCCGTGACCCGGGAGATGAAGCAGCTCGGCGGCCTGACGCTGGGCCTGGCCGTTGTCGGCACGGATGCGGACAAGGCGCTGTACCAGGCCGGCGATTCGGCCGCGCGGCGCGCGAAGCGGCTCGGCGACACGGGGGTCGTGCTGAGCGTCTCCAGGACGTTCTGA